A stretch of Chionomys nivalis chromosome 2, mChiNiv1.1, whole genome shotgun sequence DNA encodes these proteins:
- the LOC130870454 gene encoding olfactory receptor 4P4-like isoform X2: MENHKNVTEFVFMGLWENRQVELLFFLLFLLCYLAVLMGNSIILVTITCSHLIEQPMYYFLCHLSLMDLCYTSTVVPRLIRDLAATRKSISYNECMTQLFTAHLLAGVEIFILVSMALDRYVAIVKPLHYLIIMNRKRCHVLIAMAWSVGFWHSIALLLMVLSLPFCGPNHINHYLCDVKPLLKLVCKDIHVVSILVIANSGMVVIAIFLVLVASYILILYNLKTRSSAGRHKALSTCSSHVMVVVLFFVPCIYTYVLPAGSENKDKEISVFYTVIAPMLNPLIYTLRNSEMKNTMHKVWSRISL, from the exons AtggaaaatcataaaaatgtcactgagttcGTTTTTATGGGCCTTTGGGAAAACAGACAAGTAGAGCTCCTGTTCTTCCTCTTGTTCCTGCTGTGTTACCTGGCTGTCTTAATGGGAAACTCCATCATTCTAGTCACCATCACTTGCAGTCACTTAATTGAACAACCGATGTACTACTTTCTATGCCACCTTTCCCTCATGGACCTCTGCTACACCTCCACCGTGGTTCCCAGGCTCATTAGGGACTTGGCTGCTACAAGAAAGAGCATTTCCTATAATGAATGCATGACCCAGCTCTTCACTGCCCACTTGCTGGCAGGTGTGGAAATCTTCATCTTGGTGTCCATGGCCTTGGACCGCTATGTTGCCATTGTCAAACCCCTGCACTACTTGATAATCATGAACAGAAAGAGGTGTCATGTGCTGATTGCTATGGCCTGGTCAGTGGGTTTCTGGCACTCTATTGCTTTACTTCTGATGGTGCTCAGTCTGCCTTTCTGTGGTCCCAACCACATCAATCACTACCTGTGTGATGTCAAGCCTCTTTTGAAACTGGTCTGCAAAGATATTCATGTTGTTAGTATTTTAGTAATTGCCAACTCTGGGATGGTGGTCATTGCCATTTTTCTTGTTCTAGTTGCTTCTTACATACTCATTCTGTATAATCTGAAGACAAGATCATCTGCAGGGCGACACAAAGCTCTCTCAACCTGTAGTTCTCATGTAATGgtggtagttttattttttgttccctGTATTTATACCTATGTTCTCCCTGCAGGAAGTGAGAATAAGGATAAGGAAATTTCTGTGTTTTACACTGTGATTGCCCCCATGTTGAATCCCCTCATCTACACTCTGAGAAACAGTGAGATGAAAAACACCATGCACAAGGTGTGGTCTCGAAT TAGCCTATGA
- the LOC130870454 gene encoding olfactory receptor 4P4-like isoform X1 gives MENHKNVTEFVFMGLWENRQVELLFFLLFLLCYLAVLMGNSIILVTITCSHLIEQPMYYFLCHLSLMDLCYTSTVVPRLIRDLAATRKSISYNECMTQLFTAHLLAGVEIFILVSMALDRYVAIVKPLHYLIIMNRKRCHVLIAMAWSVGFWHSIALLLMVLSLPFCGPNHINHYLCDVKPLLKLVCKDIHVVSILVIANSGMVVIAIFLVLVASYILILYNLKTRSSAGRHKALSTCSSHVMVVVLFFVPCIYTYVLPAGSENKDKEISVFYTVIAPMLNPLIYTLRNSEMKNTMHKVWSRMSHSELK, from the coding sequence AtggaaaatcataaaaatgtcactgagttcGTTTTTATGGGCCTTTGGGAAAACAGACAAGTAGAGCTCCTGTTCTTCCTCTTGTTCCTGCTGTGTTACCTGGCTGTCTTAATGGGAAACTCCATCATTCTAGTCACCATCACTTGCAGTCACTTAATTGAACAACCGATGTACTACTTTCTATGCCACCTTTCCCTCATGGACCTCTGCTACACCTCCACCGTGGTTCCCAGGCTCATTAGGGACTTGGCTGCTACAAGAAAGAGCATTTCCTATAATGAATGCATGACCCAGCTCTTCACTGCCCACTTGCTGGCAGGTGTGGAAATCTTCATCTTGGTGTCCATGGCCTTGGACCGCTATGTTGCCATTGTCAAACCCCTGCACTACTTGATAATCATGAACAGAAAGAGGTGTCATGTGCTGATTGCTATGGCCTGGTCAGTGGGTTTCTGGCACTCTATTGCTTTACTTCTGATGGTGCTCAGTCTGCCTTTCTGTGGTCCCAACCACATCAATCACTACCTGTGTGATGTCAAGCCTCTTTTGAAACTGGTCTGCAAAGATATTCATGTTGTTAGTATTTTAGTAATTGCCAACTCTGGGATGGTGGTCATTGCCATTTTTCTTGTTCTAGTTGCTTCTTACATACTCATTCTGTATAATCTGAAGACAAGATCATCTGCAGGGCGACACAAAGCTCTCTCAACCTGTAGTTCTCATGTAATGgtggtagttttattttttgttccctGTATTTATACCTATGTTCTCCCTGCAGGAAGTGAGAATAAGGATAAGGAAATTTCTGTGTTTTACACTGTGATTGCCCCCATGTTGAATCCCCTCATCTACACTCTGAGAAACAGTGAGATGAAAAACACCATGCACAAGGTGTGGTCTCGAATGTCACATTCAGAgctgaaataa
- the LOC130870078 gene encoding olfactory receptor 4C16-like, with protein sequence MQLSINVTNFFLLGLTQDPRRKNIVLAIFLFFYMGTLVGNLLIIATIKTSQALGSPMYYFLFYLSLSDTCFSTTVAPRTIVDSLTKAASISFSECIIQVFTFHLFGSLEIFILILMAVDRYVAICKPLHYTTIMSRQVCGTLVSIVCVGSCVHSLVQIFLALSLPFCGPNEIDHYFCDLQPLLKLACSDTYVINLLFVANSGTLCTVSFLMLMVSYVIILYSLRNHSAEGRKKALFTCVSHIIVVILFFVPCIFIYTRPATTFPMDKMISVFYTICTPFLNPLIYTLRNAEVKNAMRKLWSRKVSGNI encoded by the coding sequence ATGCAGCTGAGTATCAATGTGACCAATTTCTTTCTCCTTGGCTTGACACAGGACCCCAGGAGGAAGAACATAGTGCTTGCcattttcctgttcttttatATGGGGACATTAGTGGGTAACTTGCTGATCATTGCTACCATCAAGACAAGTCAGGCACTTGGGAGTCCCATGTACTACTTCCTGTTCTACTTATCCTTGTCTGACACCTGCTTCTCTACAACTGTAGCCCCTAGAACCATTGTGGATTCGCTTACGAAGGCAGCCTCTATCTCTTTCAGCGAGTGCATAATCCAAGTGTTTACTTTCCATTTATTTGGCTCCCTGGAGAtcttcatcctcatcctcatggctgttgaccgctatgtggccatctgtaaGCCTCTTCACTACACGACCATCATGAGCCGCCAGGTCTGTGGGACGCTCGTGTCCATAGTCTGTGTGGGATCATGTGTGCATTCTTTAGTGCAGATATTTCTGGCCTTGAGTTTACCCTTCTGTGGTCCCAACGAGATTGACCACTATTTCTGCGACTTACAGCCACTGTTGAAACTTGCCTGTTCAGACACCTATGTGATTAACCTTCTCTTTGTGGCTAACAGTGGGACCCTTTGCACAGTGAGTTTTCTCATGCTCATGGTCTCATATGTCATCATCCTTTATTCCTTGAGAAATCATAGTgctgaagggaggaaaaaagCCCTGTTCACTTGTGTCTCTCACATCATTGTAGTCATCTTGTTTTTTGTACCttgcatatttatatacacacgTCCTGCAACTACCTTCCCCATGGACAAGATGATATCGGTGTTTTATACAATTTGTACACCCTTTCTCAACCCTCTGATTTACACACTGAGGAATGCTGAGGTGAAAAATGCCATGAGGAAGCTCTGGAGCAGAAAAGTTTCAGGCAATATATAA